A stretch of DNA from Hoeflea ulvae:
GCCGAACAGCAGCGCCACCTTGACCAGCTGCGGCGCCAGGAACACCAGACCCCAGGTGGCAAAGAAGGCGCCGACGAAGGAGGCAATGCCCGACAGCGCCAGCGCTTCGCCAGCCATGCCTTTCTTGGCCATCGGATACCCGTCGAGCGTGGTCATCAGTGCCGGTTCGTCACCGGGAATGTTGAGCAGGATCGACGAGATGCGCCCGCCATACATGGCGCCGTAATAGACACTGGTCAGCAGGATCAGCGCCGGCGTCGCATCGAGACCGAGCGAAAAGGCCAGCGGAATGAGAATTGCGACGCCATTTGAGGGTCCAAGCCCCGGCAGCGCGCCGATGATGGTGCCGAGAAAGCAACCGATCAGCGCCAGGCCGAGATTCTGGAATGTCAGGGCAATGGAAAACCCGTTTGCAAGTGCGTTAAGTGTGTCCATGACCCTGCCTCAAAAGCCCCATGGGCCGCGCGCAAGCGACAGACCCAGGATGAGATGGAAAACGACATAGATGCCGACGGCGATTGTCACGCCGGCAATCACCGCCTTGACCGGCGGCGTGCCGAGACGCCAGGACAGGAATGCGGCGGCGAATGCGGTGGAGACCACGAAGCCGGCCAGCGGCAGCGCATAGGCATAGGCGATCATGACGGCGACCGTCATGCCGACTTCGAACAGCCGGCTGAATTCCGGCCATTCCGGCTCCTCGTCGGGCTTGAAGAAGATGGCCAGGCTGGAAACGCCGACAAGAATGCCGATGATGATCGGAAACACCTTCGGGCCGACGGGATCGGAAATGAAGCTTTCCTTGATCAGCGTCGCCTGCCAGATGAAAAACAGTGCCAAGAGGAGGCCCAGGCCTCCCATAATCCGGTCGCTCATGGCGCCCTCCCCCTCAATAGCCCGGCAGATATGGCCGGCTGCAGAAAGTCTCCGCCCGTTTCCCGGGCGGAGACAGTTCGGTGGATCCTTACTGGATCAGGCCGATTTCCTTGGAGATGGTCGTGATCGAATCGACCGATTCGGCAACGAAAGCCTGGAAGTCGGCGCCACGCATATCGAGCGGGGCGAGACCGTTCTGGGCCATCACGTCCTTCCATTCGGCGCTGTCATAGACCGTGCCGATGGCGTTGACCCAGTAGTCATAGGCTTCGTCGGACATGCCGCCGGGCGCGTAGAACCCGCGCCAGTTGGCGCCGATCACGTCAATGCCCTGCTCCTTGGCTGTCGGGAACGAGGCGAAATCGCCTTCCAGACGCTCGGGCGCCAGCACAGCCAGCACCTTGATGTCGCCGGAATCGACAAAGCCCTTGGCTTCCGACGCGTCGCCGGTAAAGGCCTGAACCGAACCGCCGAG
This window harbors:
- a CDS encoding tripartite tricarboxylate transporter TctB family protein, yielding MSDRIMGGLGLLLALFFIWQATLIKESFISDPVGPKVFPIIIGILVGVSSLAIFFKPDEEPEWPEFSRLFEVGMTVAVMIAYAYALPLAGFVVSTAFAAAFLSWRLGTPPVKAVIAGVTIAVGIYVVFHLILGLSLARGPWGF